The Vidua chalybeata isolate OUT-0048 chromosome 6, bVidCha1 merged haplotype, whole genome shotgun sequence genome has a segment encoding these proteins:
- the LOC128789495 gene encoding mas-related G-protein coupled receptor member H-like, with translation MEVTTVSPSPASPTEGDDLCETDVTSMAIHSVTLLICLCGLAGNGAVLWLLGSRCSSRNSTTGYILMLTFLDFLFLLFLLPSALLFLLEDVSCSIILPLRYLGLLFQMLPMSYSIWLYTLTFISITRCRSIHCPLWHCCHRPQHLSWVVHALLWAFFITLVIVIPTMFSLCASQVSEHCRFSLISMYTFNLLLCAPSMLISSTILFIKVKPASHQQQHKRLDIVICIIVLFTLLHSLWNLLHLLSYTIVSSQVFFLLTCIHSSMKPFIYFLVGRCWRPCSMGSLWLSLQRVFEEPKENTTHSNDPAMDTVL, from the coding sequence ATGGAGGTGACCACCGTGTCCCCATCTCCCGCCTCACCCACTGAAGGAGATGATCTCTGTGAGACAGATGTCACCAGCATGGCCATACACAGTGTGACACTGCTCATCTGCCTCTGTGGGCTGGCCGGGAATGGGGCTGTTCTCTGGCTCCTTGGCTCCCGCTGTTCATCCAGGAACAGCACCACCGGTTACATCCTCATGCTGACTTTTTTGgatttcctctttctcctctttctgttgccctctgctctgctcttcctgctggaGGACGTGTCCTGCTCTATCATCCTGCCCTTGCGGTACTTGGGGTTGCTTTTCCAGATGTTACCGATGTCATACAGCATATGGCTGTACACATTGACATTCATCAGCATCACAAGGTGCAGGTCCATCCACTGCCcgctctggcactgctgccaccgtCCCCAGCACCTGTCATGGGTGGTGCATGCCCTGCTTTGGGCCTTCTTCATCACTCTCGTCATTGTCATTCCCACaatgttttctctgtgtgcttccCAGGTATCTGAGCACTGCCGGTTTTCTCTTATCTCCATGTACACCTTCAACCTTCTCCTCTGTGCTCCCTCCATGCTCATTTCCAGCACAATCCTCTTCATTAAGGTCAAGCCTGCCTCCCATCAGCAGCAACATAAGAGGCTGGACATTGTTATCTGCATCATTGTGCTCTTCACTCTACTGCACAGCCTCTGGAACTTACTGCATCTCCTCAGTTACACCATTGTGTcctctcaggtttttttcctgctcaccTGTATCCATAGCAGCATGAAACCCTTCATCTACTTCTTGGTGGGAAGGTGCTGGAGGCCCTGCTCCATGGGGTCTCTCTGGCTCTCCCTCCAGAGAGTCTTTGAGGAGCCAAAAGAAAACACTACCCACAGCAATGATCCTGCCATGGACACAGTGCTCTGA